From the Oceanivirga salmonicida genome, the window AGCAGTATCATGCGGGAGTAAAACTTCAACTATACAAAATTCAGAGATTAAAACAGCAATAAAGGTTGATATAGATAGTATTAATCCATATAAGATGGTTTCAGCACCAACTAAGGAGATTATGTATAATGTTTATGAAGGTCTATTAATGCCAAAAGAAGATGGAACATTAAGACCTGCTATAGCAAAAGAATATAGTATAGATAAAGATGGGAAAACATATTCATTTATCATTAGAGATAATGTATATTTTCATAATGGAGAAAAATTAACCATAAAAGACGTAATATTTTCTTTAAATAAAATTAAAGAATTAAAATATCAGAAAGAATTTAATAATATAGTATCAATTAATGAAACTAAAAATCCATTAGAAGTAAATATAGTTTTAAAAGAACCTGATTCTTCATTTATATATAGTTTAACAACACCTATAATATCTGAAAAAACATATGATGATTTAGATAAAATAGAAAACGGAACAGGACCTTATTTTGTAAAAAAATATACAAGAGAACATAAATTAATTCTTAATAAGTTTGATAAATACTATGGAGATAAAGCAAATATAGAAGTAGTGGATATAGATATAATACCTAATGTAGAAACTATATTTTTAAATTTCATAAGTAATAAATACAATTTTTTAGGTTCAGTTGATACTAAAAGATTAGATGATATAAAAGATAAAAAGATTATAACTTACCCTGAGAATATGTTATTTATCATGGGTATAAATAATAAGAAATTTAATTTAGAATTAAGAAAATCAATAGTATCTGCTATAGATAAGAAACAAATAATAGAAAAAGCAACAAATAACTATGCAATAGAATTAAAAAGTTTAAAAACTAATGTTGATAAAGAATTAGTAAAAGATTTAACATTAGATTTAAAAATACCATCTAATTACAAGATATATTTAGATACTGCACAAGTTATTAAAGAGCAATTATCTAAACATGGTATAAAAGTTAATATAATACCACAAGAATTTGCAACTTGGTTAAAAGATGTATATACTGATAGAAATTATGATATTACACTTATAGCTTTATCGGGTAAATTAGATAAAGATTCAGTATATAGAAGATTTACAAGTGATTATAAAAGAAACTTTTTAAATTATAGTAATAATGAATATGATGAACTTATAATGCTTGCTAAAAAGACATTTGATATAAATAAGAGAGATGAATTGTATGAAAAAGCATATGAAATATTGATAAATGATTATGCTAGTGCCTTTATAATGGATCCTAAGATAGCAGTTGCTATGGACAAAAATATTACAGGATATACTACTTATACAATACCATATGTTGATTTTGCAAAATTAAAATTTGGAGAATAAAATGTATTTTATAAAAAAAATATTAAAGGGAATTTTTAGTATATATATAATATCAACTATATCTTTTTTCATAATATCACTTATACCAGGTGATCCTGCAACAGCTATATTAGGTGTTGATGCAACTTATGAACAAATATTAGAATTTAGAAGTAATTTTGGCTTAGATGAGCCAATTTTACTTAGATATATACATTGGCTAAAAAATGTAATCATGGGTGATTTTGGTATGTCTTATAGATATGATATGCCCGTAAAAGATTTAGTTTTAGAAACATTACCTTTGACTATATTAGTTAGCATAATTTCACTTTTAATAATTTTTTTCGTTTCAGTTATATTGTCGTTTTATATAAACAGTATAAAAAATAAAAAAATAAAAAAAATATTTGAAATTATTTTAAATATAAGTATAGCAGTTCCAACATTTTGGTTAGGCATAATATTTATATTTATATTTTCAGTAATATTGAATCTATTTATTACTTCATATAATGGGACATTTGTTTCTCTTATATTACCCTGTATAATAATTTCAATACCACAGATTGCGTTTATAACTTTAAATATAAAAGCAAATCTTTACACAGAAACTAGATTAGATTATGTTAAATTTCTATATTCAAATGGAATGAATAAGAGAATATTAAATATGTATATTCTAAAAAATGCCATACTTACAACTATACCATTATTTGGGTTAATAATTTTGGAATTAATTACAGGTATAGTAATAGTAGAACAAATATTTTCGATTCCAGGTATAGGAAGACTTTTATTAACATCTATTGCAACAAGAGATATTAAATTATTACAAGCTTTAATAATTTATACATCCTTAGTTGTAATAATAATAAATTTAATTATTGATTTACTATATGTTAGCCTTGATAAGAGAATAAGGTTAGGTGTTAATAAATGAGAAAATATGTAAAATATATAGTGATATTTTTTATCCTAGTATTATTTATTAAAAATCCATATGATATTAATTCTGAATTTTTACAAAGATCTAGTCTAAGTAATTTAATGGGAACTGATGATTTAGGTAGAGATATATATACTAGACTATTATTGGGAACTTTTAATACTGTATTAATATCAGCAATTTCAATAGGTTTGTGTACAATAATTGGGAATATTATAGGGTTTTTATCGGGGTATTTTGGTGGAATAATTGATTATGTTTTTCAAATGTTAGTAGAAATCATATTATCAATTCCATCAATATTAATTGCAGTTACAGTGGTAGTAATAATACAAAAACCACAAATATCATTAATAATCTCTATGATAATTATGTATTTACCACTTGTGATTAATTATGCAAGGGGACTAGTAATTAAAGAAAAAGATAAAAACTATGTAATTGCTGCAAAAACATATGGAGTTAAAAATATTAGAATAATTGTTAAGCATATATTTCCTAATGTAAAAAAATATGTTTTAACAAATTTGGGAATAAATTTTTCCAAAGGAATATTGACGGAAGCAGGCCTTGGTTTTCTAGGAATAGGTTTAGATCCATCTATACCAACTCTTGGAAATATGTTAAATGCATCTAGATCGTATTTTATAAAAGCACCATGGTTTACATTATTTCCAGGTATCATAATAATAGTAATAGTATATTATGCAAATAAATTTTCTAAGGGTAAAGGTAGTATAAAGAATGGTAAAAGAATTAGAAATTAAAAAATTAAATGTACATATTGATGGAGAACATTTATTAAAAAATATAGATATGGAAGTTTATGAAAATGAAGTTGTGGGAATATTAGGAGAATCTGGTTCTGGCAAAACTTTGACAGTTAAATATATATTAGGTATATTACCTGAAAGAAGTGAAATAAAAGTTGAAAAATTTAAATTAAACGATAAGGTAGGAGTGGTATTCCAAAATGCTTTTACACTATTAAATCCAACAGTTAAAATAGGGAAACAGTTAAAGCATTTATATTATTCACACTATAAAACCTATAACGGTTTTGAGAAAAGAATACAAAATTTATTTGATAAAGTTGGATTATTTGATACTAAAAAATATCTTGATAAATATACATTTGAAGCTAGTGGTGGAGAAAATCAAAGAATTGCAATAGCAGCAGCCTTAGTTTCTGACCCAGAGATATTTATAGCAGATGAAATCACAACAGCATTAGATACTGAAAGTAAATTAGAAGTTATAAACTTGTTAAAAAAGATTAAAGAGAATAAGAAATCTATAATTTTTATAACTCATGAGATAAATCTTATGAAAAAATTTGTAGATAGAATATATGTAATGTATAAAGGTGAGATTATAGAGAGTGATACGAC encodes:
- a CDS encoding ABC transporter substrate-binding protein → MKKIIMCLFMVLAVSCGSKTSTIQNSEIKTAIKVDIDSINPYKMVSAPTKEIMYNVYEGLLMPKEDGTLRPAIAKEYSIDKDGKTYSFIIRDNVYFHNGEKLTIKDVIFSLNKIKELKYQKEFNNIVSINETKNPLEVNIVLKEPDSSFIYSLTTPIISEKTYDDLDKIENGTGPYFVKKYTREHKLILNKFDKYYGDKANIEVVDIDIIPNVETIFLNFISNKYNFLGSVDTKRLDDIKDKKIITYPENMLFIMGINNKKFNLELRKSIVSAIDKKQIIEKATNNYAIELKSLKTNVDKELVKDLTLDLKIPSNYKIYLDTAQVIKEQLSKHGIKVNIIPQEFATWLKDVYTDRNYDITLIALSGKLDKDSVYRRFTSDYKRNFLNYSNNEYDELIMLAKKTFDINKRDELYEKAYEILINDYASAFIMDPKIAVAMDKNITGYTTYTIPYVDFAKLKFGE
- a CDS encoding ABC transporter permease, producing MYFIKKILKGIFSIYIISTISFFIISLIPGDPATAILGVDATYEQILEFRSNFGLDEPILLRYIHWLKNVIMGDFGMSYRYDMPVKDLVLETLPLTILVSIISLLIIFFVSVILSFYINSIKNKKIKKIFEIILNISIAVPTFWLGIIFIFIFSVILNLFITSYNGTFVSLILPCIIISIPQIAFITLNIKANLYTETRLDYVKFLYSNGMNKRILNMYILKNAILTTIPLFGLIILELITGIVIVEQIFSIPGIGRLLLTSIATRDIKLLQALIIYTSLVVIIINLIIDLLYVSLDKRIRLGVNK
- a CDS encoding ABC transporter permease, with protein sequence MRKYVKYIVIFFILVLFIKNPYDINSEFLQRSSLSNLMGTDDLGRDIYTRLLLGTFNTVLISAISIGLCTIIGNIIGFLSGYFGGIIDYVFQMLVEIILSIPSILIAVTVVVIIQKPQISLIISMIIMYLPLVINYARGLVIKEKDKNYVIAAKTYGVKNIRIIVKHIFPNVKKYVLTNLGINFSKGILTEAGLGFLGIGLDPSIPTLGNMLNASRSYFIKAPWFTLFPGIIIIVIVYYANKFSKGKGSIKNGKRIRN
- a CDS encoding ATP-binding cassette domain-containing protein; protein product: MVKELEIKKLNVHIDGEHLLKNIDMEVYENEVVGILGESGSGKTLTVKYILGILPERSEIKVEKFKLNDKVGVVFQNAFTLLNPTVKIGKQLKHLYYSHYKTYNGFEKRIQNLFDKVGLFDTKKYLDKYTFEASGGENQRIAIAAALVSDPEIFIADEITTALDTESKLEVINLLKKIKENKKSIIFITHEINLMKKFVDRIYVMYKGEIIESDTTDNIFTNPKHPYTRKLIELENKYYSEIDE